The following proteins are co-located in the Bacillus pumilus genome:
- a CDS encoding sugar ABC transporter ATP-binding protein: protein MTSPLVCMKNISIEFPGVKALDQVNFTLKKGTVHALIGANGAGKSTLMKVLSGVHSHFEGTIHINGKAASIQTPKEAASYGVQTVHQELDTALVPYLSVGENMMMHEIEKKSFVRWKELHRKAAQLLKEMDIDISTKRLVSDLTLAEKQMVLIAKAVSIKCSILILDEPTAPLSHAETSKLFSMIDQLKKNGTGIVFISHRMPEIFNICDELTVMRNGTDVAAHLVKDTNPQQIIEEMLGAPLEEQFPPRTPLKDAPIVLEVKQLYDQHKLSNIHLHVKKGEILGIAGLVGAGKTELCKVLFGASEKKAGTVQLHGKTIQIKSPHQAVRAGLALVPEERRKEGILTEETVGWNLTAASLRSFSRVLSFLHRPKEKQAAGEIVKRLGVKTPSLEAKVKHLSGGNQQKIAIGKWLLAEADVYLFDEPTKGVDVGAKKDIFSLIAELAARGKSVIYASSELAEIAGIADRVYVLYDGSIAREMTAPTTEEELLYHSTGGQS from the coding sequence ATGACTTCGCCGCTTGTTTGTATGAAGAACATTTCGATTGAATTCCCTGGGGTTAAAGCGCTGGATCAAGTGAATTTCACATTAAAAAAAGGCACGGTCCATGCGCTGATTGGAGCGAATGGTGCTGGGAAGTCAACGTTAATGAAAGTTCTTTCTGGCGTTCATTCGCATTTTGAAGGAACCATCCACATCAATGGCAAGGCTGCATCGATTCAAACACCAAAGGAAGCGGCCTCATACGGTGTGCAGACGGTCCATCAAGAATTGGATACGGCTCTTGTTCCCTATCTAAGTGTTGGTGAGAACATGATGATGCATGAGATTGAGAAAAAATCATTTGTCCGCTGGAAAGAGCTTCATCGCAAGGCGGCTCAACTATTAAAAGAGATGGACATCGACATCTCCACAAAACGTCTTGTGAGTGATCTGACACTTGCAGAAAAACAGATGGTGCTCATTGCCAAGGCCGTTTCGATCAAATGCAGCATTTTAATTTTAGATGAACCAACCGCTCCGCTTAGTCATGCGGAAACAAGCAAGTTATTCTCAATGATTGATCAGCTGAAAAAGAATGGAACGGGCATCGTTTTTATCTCCCATCGCATGCCCGAAATTTTCAACATCTGTGATGAGCTGACTGTGATGCGAAATGGAACCGATGTGGCGGCACACCTCGTCAAAGACACCAATCCCCAGCAGATCATTGAGGAAATGCTAGGCGCGCCATTAGAGGAGCAATTCCCGCCCCGTACACCTTTGAAGGATGCACCTATTGTGCTTGAAGTGAAACAGTTATACGACCAGCATAAATTAAGCAACATTCATCTTCATGTGAAAAAGGGAGAAATTCTCGGGATTGCAGGACTTGTCGGTGCTGGTAAAACAGAGTTGTGCAAAGTCCTTTTCGGCGCCTCAGAAAAGAAGGCGGGCACTGTGCAGCTTCATGGTAAAACCATTCAAATCAAATCGCCTCATCAAGCCGTGAGAGCCGGCTTGGCACTTGTTCCCGAGGAGCGGAGAAAAGAAGGGATTCTAACGGAAGAGACCGTGGGATGGAACTTAACAGCTGCAAGTCTTCGCTCATTCTCACGGGTGCTCAGCTTCTTACATCGTCCTAAGGAAAAGCAGGCAGCAGGTGAAATCGTCAAACGGCTTGGCGTCAAAACGCCTTCTCTTGAGGCGAAGGTAAAGCATTTATCTGGTGGAAATCAGCAGAAGATTGCCATTGGAAAATGGCTGCTAGCTGAGGCGGATGTGTATCTCTTTGATGAACCAACCAAAGGCGTAGACGTTGGAGCGAAAAAAGACATTTTCTCTCTTATTGCAGAACTTGCCGCCCGGGGAAAGTCCGTGATTTATGCGTCAAGTGAGCTGGCGGAAATTGCGGGCATCGCAGATCGAGTATACGTGCTATATGATGGCAGCATTGCCCGGGAAATGACCGCACCAACGACAGAAGAAGAGCTTTTATATCATTCAACAGGAGGACAATCATGA
- a CDS encoding sugar ABC transporter substrate-binding protein — MKRKHFTSCLILLMVLTILLTGCGTGSSAGSKANANEKVSFDNVPKRFAKGQGAKIKVIRKIGGDDHTAQFLAGTKAEGEALGFTVDVYTANGNTAKFHDAISQALEENYDGFIISHGDDEATVADVKKITAKGIPVVAFDSNPKLKDIKGVTVTSQDDEQLAKKSLDALVSDFKGKANIAYLWVDGFPPMVRRNKVYQETLNQHKGIKELDRFGIASSDTSVQTQNAVAAMLNKYPKGKLDAIFATWDAFAIGAARALKEAGRTEVKIYGIDVSNADLQEMTAKESPWKYTAAVDPKLIGAVDVRILAKKIAGEKTPSSYDLEASLISQKQLQQAGKAINMVNLAEEVKGFGSSTAFEEDWMKTLKKHYAK, encoded by the coding sequence ATGAAGCGTAAGCATTTTACATCATGTCTTATATTATTAATGGTATTGACGATCCTATTAACGGGCTGCGGCACTGGATCAAGTGCAGGCTCAAAGGCAAATGCGAACGAAAAGGTCTCCTTTGACAATGTACCGAAGCGATTTGCAAAGGGACAGGGAGCAAAAATTAAAGTCATCCGTAAAATCGGAGGAGATGATCATACAGCGCAGTTTTTAGCTGGGACGAAGGCAGAAGGTGAAGCGCTTGGCTTTACGGTAGATGTCTACACCGCAAATGGAAATACAGCGAAATTCCATGATGCGATCTCTCAGGCGCTGGAAGAAAATTATGATGGCTTTATCATCTCTCATGGGGACGACGAGGCGACCGTCGCTGACGTGAAAAAGATCACAGCGAAGGGCATTCCAGTCGTAGCGTTTGATTCGAATCCTAAGCTGAAGGACATCAAAGGGGTCACAGTGACGTCTCAAGATGACGAACAATTAGCGAAAAAATCATTAGACGCACTCGTATCTGATTTTAAAGGAAAAGCAAATATTGCATACCTCTGGGTAGATGGGTTCCCGCCAATGGTGAGACGAAACAAGGTCTATCAAGAAACGCTCAACCAACACAAAGGGATCAAGGAACTTGACCGCTTTGGCATTGCTTCCTCTGATACGTCTGTTCAAACGCAAAATGCAGTAGCAGCCATGCTGAATAAATATCCAAAGGGTAAACTTGACGCTATTTTTGCCACGTGGGATGCCTTTGCCATTGGCGCAGCAAGAGCGCTAAAGGAAGCAGGAAGAACAGAAGTGAAGATTTACGGGATTGATGTGTCAAATGCTGATCTTCAAGAAATGACAGCGAAAGAAAGTCCATGGAAGTACACAGCAGCGGTTGATCCGAAGCTCATCGGCGCTGTTGACGTGAGAATTCTTGCGAAGAAAATAGCTGGAGAGAAAACACCATCTTCCTATGACCTTGAGGCCTCTCTCATTTCACAAAAGCAGCTTCAACAAGCAGGCAAGGCCATCAATATGGTCAATCTTGCGGAAGAAGTAAAGGGGTTCGGTTCATCTACTGCTTTTGAAGAAGATTGGATGAAGACCTTGAAGAAACATTATGCAAAATAA
- a CDS encoding IS3 family transposase — protein MYNVLNSNIEHFERELEEYVYYCNQKRMIAKLNDLSPIKYRTQVLEAA, from the coding sequence ATGTACAATGTGCTAAATTCAAATATTGAACATTTTGAACGAGAATTAGAAGAGTATGTTTATTATTGCAACCAAAAACGAATGATAGCAAAATTAAATGACCTAAGTCCAATAAAATACAGGACTCAGGTCTTGGAAGCTGCCTAA
- a CDS encoding 2-hydroxyacid dehydrogenase, whose amino-acid sequence MFKKIDSQTYPVFLEELKDAQGILGSRLKVDQELLGQAPNLKIVCNTSVGYDNLDLSALAEHGVIATNTPDILNDTVADTIFGLILSTARRIPELDQWVKTGQWKSTLEEKWFGVDVHHKVLGIIGMGRVGTAIAKRAYSGFDMQILYHNRSRNEEAELKYNATYCTLDDLLKQSDFVCLMTPLTPQTEKLIGQREFELMKETAIFINGSRGKTVDEQALIQALKTREILGAGLDVFVQEPMDKDHPLLTMNNVVTLPHIGFATYETRFNMDMMGAVNLVAGLQGEVPPNLIKVK is encoded by the coding sequence ATTTTTAAAAAAATAGATTCACAAACATATCCTGTATTTCTTGAAGAACTGAAAGACGCCCAAGGCATTTTAGGATCTCGGCTTAAAGTTGATCAAGAATTGTTAGGACAAGCACCTAACCTAAAAATTGTGTGTAATACATCTGTTGGTTATGACAATCTTGATTTATCTGCATTGGCAGAACATGGAGTAATTGCTACCAATACTCCGGATATTTTGAATGATACAGTAGCAGATACTATTTTTGGATTAATTCTATCTACAGCAAGAAGAATTCCTGAGTTAGATCAATGGGTAAAAACAGGACAATGGAAATCTACCCTCGAAGAAAAATGGTTTGGAGTCGATGTTCATCACAAAGTATTAGGAATCATTGGCATGGGTAGAGTGGGGACAGCGATAGCAAAAAGAGCATACTCTGGGTTTGATATGCAAATTTTATATCACAACCGTTCTCGGAATGAAGAAGCGGAACTGAAATACAATGCAACCTATTGTACATTGGATGATCTCTTAAAACAGTCTGATTTTGTTTGTTTAATGACGCCTTTAACTCCCCAGACTGAAAAGTTGATCGGGCAAAGGGAATTCGAGTTGATGAAAGAGACAGCTATTTTTATTAATGGGTCAAGAGGAAAAACAGTGGATGAGCAGGCTTTAATCCAGGCACTGAAAACAAGAGAAATTCTCGGCGCGGGGCTTGATGTTTTTGTACAAGAACCGATGGATAAGGACCATCCTCTGCTCACAATGAACAATGTTGTGACACTGCCCCATATTGGCTTTGCCACCTATGAAACTCGGTTTAATATGGACATGATGGGAGCCGTTAACTTAGTAGCTGGACTCCAGGGTGAAGTACCACCAAATTTAATAAAAGTTAAGTGA
- a CDS encoding fumarylacetoacetate hydrolase family protein, translating to MQVLQKTQKIVRYQNHHGEIHYGIVEGEMILQLSSNFSELVNKKIKYDGIKVKYSDVKILEPVAPSKVINFGWTYAEHAKETGGKAYLKEPFLFLKPTSSLIPNKGEIILPSSDLTKQVEMEGEVALVIGKRGKNIKVEEALDYVFGCTIFNDVTARDLTKKDPQFTRGKGFDTFGPLGPWIVTGIDPTNLRIVTTLNGKVVQDGNTNQMSLSIPYLISWISQVMTLEPGDILATGSPSGSCPMQSGDIVSVEVEAIGKLCNYVK from the coding sequence ATGCAGGTGCTACAAAAAACACAAAAAATAGTTCGCTATCAGAACCATCACGGAGAAATACACTACGGTATTGTTGAGGGTGAGATGATATTACAACTGTCGAGTAATTTTTCTGAACTTGTCAACAAGAAAATAAAATATGATGGGATAAAGGTGAAATATAGTGATGTGAAAATTTTGGAGCCTGTAGCACCCTCAAAAGTGATTAATTTCGGCTGGACATATGCTGAGCATGCAAAGGAGACTGGGGGAAAGGCTTATCTCAAAGAACCATTTTTATTTCTAAAGCCAACATCTTCTTTGATTCCAAATAAAGGGGAAATTATTCTTCCTTCCAGTGATTTAACCAAGCAGGTCGAAATGGAGGGAGAAGTGGCACTCGTTATTGGAAAACGCGGAAAAAATATAAAAGTAGAAGAGGCTCTCGATTACGTTTTTGGCTGTACTATCTTTAATGATGTAACGGCAAGAGACCTAACAAAAAAGGACCCCCAGTTCACACGCGGCAAAGGTTTTGATACTTTTGGTCCATTGGGGCCTTGGATTGTAACAGGCATAGATCCAACCAATTTACGAATCGTTACAACTTTAAATGGTAAAGTGGTTCAGGATGGCAATACAAATCAAATGTCCCTTTCTATTCCTTACCTTATCAGTTGGATTTCACAGGTTATGACTCTGGAACCAGGGGATATTTTAGCCACTGGTTCCCCTTCAGGAAGTTGTCCAATGCAGTCAGGCGACATAGTTTCTGTTGAAGTAGAGGCTATCGGAAAACTATGTAATTATGTAAAATAA
- a CDS encoding cation:dicarboxylate symporter family transporter, which yields MKKLGLPIQILLGLISGINVGLVFYQHPSVETYLKPVGDIFMHLIKMVVVPIVFSSIVVGIAGLGSAKKLGKLGFRTILYFEIATTVAIVIGILFANVFKPGAGVDMNALSQGDISNYMATEQEMEKESHLEFITNIVPTNIVDSMAKGDLLAVIFFAVLLGLSVAAMGEKGEPLLNFFKTLSGAMFHMVSFVLKVAPFGVFGLIGVTIFKFGAVSLVPLGKLIVTAYAAYLVFFIVCFGIVAKLFKINFIEFIKLLKDELLLVFSTSSSESALPQVMSKLEKYGCPKPIVSFVVPIGYSFNTDGSCIYLALSSLFIAQLYGIDMSLSAQITLVLILAVTSKGISGVAGGALVVLLSSLAAAGLPLEGLAFIAGIDFLLNMGRATLNVFGNALATVVITKWEGQFDTEKNKEYIAHRSTAV from the coding sequence ATGAAAAAACTGGGACTTCCTATCCAAATCTTATTAGGATTAATATCTGGTATCAATGTTGGTTTGGTATTTTACCAACATCCTAGTGTCGAGACCTACCTAAAACCAGTAGGCGACATATTTATGCATTTAATTAAAATGGTTGTAGTTCCTATCGTTTTTTCAAGTATTGTAGTTGGCATCGCTGGATTAGGCAGTGCCAAAAAGCTTGGGAAATTAGGGTTTAGAACCATTCTATATTTCGAAATAGCTACTACTGTAGCAATTGTAATCGGAATCCTTTTCGCAAACGTATTCAAGCCTGGTGCAGGGGTTGATATGAATGCGCTTTCGCAAGGGGATATATCCAATTACATGGCGACTGAACAGGAGATGGAAAAAGAGAGCCATTTAGAGTTTATTACTAATATTGTTCCAACGAATATAGTTGACTCGATGGCCAAAGGGGACCTTTTAGCCGTTATTTTCTTCGCTGTTCTTTTAGGTCTGAGTGTTGCTGCTATGGGAGAAAAAGGCGAGCCCCTGCTGAATTTCTTTAAAACTTTATCAGGCGCTATGTTTCATATGGTTTCATTTGTCCTTAAAGTCGCACCATTTGGAGTTTTTGGACTGATTGGTGTAACAATTTTCAAGTTTGGTGCAGTCTCTCTGGTTCCATTAGGCAAATTAATCGTTACCGCTTATGCAGCGTACTTGGTTTTCTTTATTGTTTGCTTTGGAATAGTAGCCAAATTATTTAAAATCAATTTTATCGAATTTATTAAACTTTTAAAGGATGAATTGCTTCTTGTGTTCTCTACGTCGAGTTCGGAATCTGCTTTGCCTCAAGTGATGAGTAAGCTAGAGAAATACGGGTGCCCTAAACCTATCGTTTCATTTGTTGTTCCAATTGGATATTCTTTCAATACAGATGGATCTTGTATATATTTGGCTCTTAGCTCCCTTTTTATTGCCCAGCTTTACGGAATTGACATGTCGCTAAGTGCACAAATCACATTAGTATTAATTCTTGCAGTCACTTCAAAAGGAATTTCCGGAGTAGCTGGCGGAGCATTAGTCGTACTCCTCTCTTCTTTAGCAGCTGCAGGTCTGCCACTTGAAGGTTTAGCTTTTATCGCGGGAATTGACTTTCTCTTAAATATGGGCCGAGCTACTCTTAACGTATTTGGAAACGCTTTAGCAACAGTGGTTATTACGAAATGGGAAGGCCAATTTGATACAGAAAAGAATAAAGAATACATCGCTCACAGGAGTACTGCAGTTTAA
- a CDS encoding FumA C-terminus/TtdB family hydratase beta subunit: MAKVYIETPLTSKDVLSLHAGDEVFLNGVIYVARDAAHKRFLERFENNEQLPINLRNQIIFYAGPTPPKPGQVIGSIAPTTASRMDPYTPAMFEYGVKGVIGKGPRSQSVKDACKNEKAICFSAIGGLSALLSDKVQAAEVVAYEDLGPEAIRELVVKDFPVLVVYDAHGKDLYEQEIAKYRTLVR; encoded by the coding sequence ATGGCTAAAGTGTATATAGAAACACCACTTACTAGTAAAGATGTTTTAAGTTTACATGCAGGGGATGAAGTCTTTTTAAATGGAGTTATTTATGTAGCGAGGGACGCTGCGCATAAGCGGTTTTTGGAGCGGTTTGAAAACAATGAACAACTGCCGATCAATTTACGTAACCAAATCATCTTTTATGCTGGACCAACACCACCTAAGCCTGGACAGGTTATTGGCTCTATTGCCCCTACAACAGCTTCACGTATGGATCCCTATACGCCAGCTATGTTTGAGTATGGGGTTAAGGGTGTGATTGGAAAAGGGCCTCGCAGTCAATCTGTAAAAGACGCATGTAAAAATGAGAAAGCCATTTGCTTTTCTGCCATTGGCGGGTTATCTGCCCTTCTAAGCGATAAGGTACAAGCTGCGGAGGTAGTCGCCTATGAAGACTTGGGTCCGGAGGCAATCCGTGAACTTGTTGTTAAGGATTTCCCTGTTTTAGTTGTTTATGATGCACACGGAAAAGACCTTTATGAACAGGAGATCGCTAAGTATCGAACGTTAGTGCGATAA
- a CDS encoding fumarate hydratase: MSEVSIDQIRSTVRKISVDQIRDTVATLCWEACYKLPDDIVEGFHRARESEQSPLGKSIIDQLIENASLAAKEDRPYCHDTGLTVVFAEVGQDVYIHGGNFEEAIHEGIRKGYKEGYLRNSIVGDPLLRKNTNDNTPGVIHTKLVAGNQIKLTVLPKGGGSENMSAMKFLLPGEGVEGVKKFVLDTIIAAGGRACPPIVVGVGIGGSFDKVTEIAKKAVLRDIGQYHPEPHIAQLEKELLEEINKTGIGPQGLGGTNTSLWVSAETYGCHITALPVAVNIQCHAARKKSCFI, encoded by the coding sequence ATGAGTGAAGTTTCAATTGACCAAATTCGCAGCACAGTGAGAAAAATTTCCGTTGACCAAATTCGTGACACAGTAGCAACACTTTGCTGGGAGGCTTGTTACAAACTGCCAGATGATATTGTAGAAGGATTTCATAGAGCGAGAGAATCGGAGCAGTCGCCGTTAGGAAAATCCATTATTGATCAGCTTATTGAGAACGCTTCATTAGCCGCAAAAGAAGATCGTCCGTACTGCCATGATACAGGACTAACGGTTGTTTTCGCTGAAGTCGGGCAGGACGTGTACATTCACGGAGGAAATTTTGAAGAGGCGATCCACGAAGGGATTCGCAAAGGCTACAAAGAAGGCTATTTGCGCAACTCTATTGTTGGAGATCCGTTACTCCGGAAAAATACAAACGATAACACGCCGGGTGTGATACACACCAAACTCGTTGCTGGAAACCAAATTAAATTAACGGTTTTGCCAAAAGGTGGCGGAAGTGAGAATATGAGCGCCATGAAATTTCTGCTTCCGGGAGAGGGAGTTGAAGGAGTGAAGAAGTTTGTGCTGGACACTATTATAGCAGCAGGTGGAAGAGCATGCCCGCCGATTGTGGTTGGTGTTGGGATCGGTGGAAGCTTTGACAAAGTAACAGAAATCGCTAAGAAGGCGGTTCTGCGTGATATTGGCCAGTACCATCCCGAACCACATATTGCACAGCTAGAAAAAGAATTGCTTGAAGAAATTAACAAGACGGGTATTGGTCCGCAGGGGCTGGGCGGAACAAATACATCCTTATGGGTGTCTGCTGAAACATACGGATGTCATATCACAGCTCTACCAGTTGCGGTAAATATTCAATGTCACGCAGCGCGAAAAAAATCCTGCTTCATTTAA
- a CDS encoding IS1182 family transposase codes for MFHTRNSYQHEAEFVLLDQLVEEDHLLRKIDQYIDFTFIVDKVKPYYSENKGRLSLDPLILFKMMFIGYLYGIRSERQLEKEIYYNMAYRWFLGLNINDPVPHHSTISWNRRTRFKDTTIFQDIFDEIVLQAINHDMVGGRVLFTDSTHLKANANKHKYTRKTIEQDTQNYINELEEAIQEERVAHGKKPLKVKEEVKTKKDIRQSMTDPESGYLYRENKPEGFFYLDHRTTDMKYNIITDAHVTPGNIHDSIPYLDRLDHQIARFGFQVEAVALDSGYLTTSICKGLSDRHIFGVIAHRRFHPTRGLFEKWKFQYDSESDHYICPNGEKLLYTTTDRKGYRFYKSDPKKCVSCPFLESCTRSKNHQKVISRHVWEEHKEKIRQNRLSASGKELYKKRKEKIERSFADSKQLHGLRYCRLRGKQNVSEQVLLTAACQNMKKIATHLAKLG; via the coding sequence ATGTTCCACACTAGAAATTCTTATCAGCACGAAGCCGAATTTGTATTGCTAGATCAACTGGTCGAAGAGGATCACCTGCTTCGTAAAATTGATCAGTACATTGATTTTACATTTATCGTAGATAAAGTAAAACCGTATTATAGCGAGAATAAAGGTCGCCTTTCTCTTGATCCACTTATTTTGTTCAAAATGATGTTTATCGGATACCTGTACGGTATCCGTTCTGAAAGACAACTTGAAAAAGAAATTTACTATAACATGGCGTATAGATGGTTTTTAGGTTTGAACATCAATGACCCCGTTCCTCATCACTCGACCATTAGCTGGAATCGTCGTACTCGATTCAAAGATACAACGATTTTTCAAGATATTTTTGATGAAATTGTGCTTCAAGCCATCAATCATGATATGGTAGGAGGCCGCGTTCTTTTTACTGATTCAACTCATCTTAAAGCCAATGCCAATAAACATAAATATACGAGAAAAACGATTGAACAAGATACCCAGAACTATATAAATGAATTAGAAGAAGCGATCCAAGAAGAGCGGGTGGCACACGGAAAAAAGCCCTTAAAGGTAAAAGAGGAGGTGAAAACAAAAAAAGACATTCGTCAAAGTATGACTGACCCTGAAAGTGGCTATCTTTATCGTGAAAATAAACCGGAAGGCTTTTTCTACCTAGACCACCGTACAACGGATATGAAGTACAATATCATCACGGATGCCCATGTCACCCCCGGCAATATCCATGATTCTATTCCGTATCTTGATCGATTGGATCACCAAATCGCCCGATTTGGTTTTCAAGTAGAAGCTGTTGCCCTTGATTCTGGTTATTTGACAACCTCAATCTGTAAAGGTTTATCGGATCGCCATATTTTTGGTGTCATCGCACATAGACGCTTTCATCCAACAAGAGGATTATTTGAGAAGTGGAAATTTCAGTATGATTCTGAATCTGATCACTACATCTGCCCAAATGGCGAGAAGCTATTATATACGACAACTGATCGAAAAGGTTATAGGTTCTACAAATCAGACCCTAAAAAATGCGTATCGTGTCCTTTCCTTGAGAGCTGTACAAGATCGAAAAATCATCAGAAAGTGATCTCAAGACATGTATGGGAGGAACACAAAGAAAAGATCAGACAAAATCGTCTGTCTGCCTCTGGAAAAGAGCTATATAAAAAAAGAAAAGAAAAAATAGAGCGAAGCTTTGCAGATTCAAAACAACTGCACGGGCTTCGCTACTGCCGGTTGAGGGGAAAACAAAATGTGAGTGAGCAAGTGCTTCTCACAGCTGCGTGTCAGAACATGAAGAAGATTGCCACACACCTAGCGAAGCTAGGCTAG
- a CDS encoding sigma 54-interacting transcriptional regulator — protein sequence MEDILIIAPYPELAKDAMQLREKTDIPFSLLISGDPENPWQQQIKPATRVIISRGGMAKSLRKMQELPVIDVPVTPADILKSISAVARSGYKKIAIITPANILSKPSRVMELSDQLQLIFVTDADGSIEDVVKRLIEDEKVEAIIGDRVSAQIALQHHVHSHLLKSSEESVLTALETAMNVLRAQTSERTKTKEMQSILDVIHEAVLTIDSDGIIKVYNDAAKRIFGFPQDIAGRKYWDCFTDPVLLNVIQEKKEEREMLHTLANGKKIVIHHIPIYIDSIFQGSVGIYQEISKIQNMELNIRKRLNDRGLTAKNTFDDFVTTNTEMNQVVTEARSYAQSEATILLYGETGTGKELFAQSIHNASKRNKGPFVSVNCAALSENLLESELFGYVEGAFTGAIKGGRPGLFELAHGGSLFLDEIGEISLPFQAKLLRVLQEKEVRRIGGDRIIPIDVRVICATNKPLFDLTKEGSFREDLYYRLSVLELSLIPLRDRKEDIIPLAISFLKAEMQQENQVLVWGNTDVFLPLLDHQWLGNARELQNAIHRLVICTPEGTITQDLVSQIIQSIKKKQKTVQKLEVEISTDFRKMETDIWRKLLNEYDGNKERLCEVYNISKTTLWRKLQIDNNEQIVE from the coding sequence TTGGAAGATATTTTAATTATTGCTCCGTATCCAGAGCTTGCAAAAGATGCAATGCAGCTTCGTGAAAAAACAGATATTCCGTTCTCGCTACTAATATCAGGTGATCCTGAAAATCCCTGGCAGCAGCAAATTAAACCGGCAACGAGAGTGATTATTTCAAGGGGAGGCATGGCCAAATCTCTTCGAAAAATGCAAGAGTTACCGGTAATTGATGTACCGGTTACCCCGGCAGATATTTTGAAATCGATTAGTGCTGTTGCCCGTAGCGGTTACAAAAAAATTGCTATCATTACTCCAGCAAATATTTTGTCTAAACCAAGCCGCGTGATGGAACTGTCCGATCAACTGCAGTTAATATTCGTTACAGATGCAGACGGAAGCATTGAAGATGTTGTGAAAAGATTAATTGAAGATGAAAAAGTCGAAGCCATTATCGGAGATAGAGTTTCTGCGCAAATTGCGCTTCAGCATCACGTTCATAGCCATTTGCTGAAGTCTAGTGAAGAGTCAGTGCTCACAGCATTGGAGACGGCCATGAATGTTCTTCGGGCTCAGACAAGTGAACGAACGAAAACAAAGGAAATGCAGTCAATTCTGGATGTCATCCATGAGGCGGTACTTACAATTGATTCGGACGGTATTATTAAAGTATATAATGACGCAGCTAAAAGGATATTCGGGTTTCCACAGGATATCGCCGGTCGAAAATATTGGGACTGTTTTACAGATCCCGTTTTGCTGAACGTCATCCAGGAGAAAAAAGAAGAGCGTGAAATGCTTCATACGTTAGCAAATGGGAAAAAGATCGTCATTCATCATATTCCTATTTATATTGATTCTATTTTCCAAGGATCAGTAGGAATATACCAGGAAATAAGTAAAATTCAAAACATGGAGTTGAATATACGAAAGCGGCTGAATGATCGAGGGTTGACGGCAAAAAATACGTTTGATGACTTTGTCACCACTAATACTGAAATGAACCAGGTGGTCACCGAAGCTAGATCATATGCTCAGTCTGAAGCGACGATATTACTCTATGGAGAAACAGGAACGGGAAAAGAATTATTTGCACAAAGCATCCATAATGCAAGCAAAAGAAACAAAGGACCGTTTGTTTCGGTTAATTGTGCTGCGCTAAGCGAGAATTTATTGGAAAGCGAATTGTTTGGGTATGTGGAAGGGGCGTTTACCGGTGCGATTAAAGGCGGCAGGCCTGGCCTGTTTGAATTAGCACATGGCGGTTCGCTGTTTTTAGATGAAATCGGGGAAATTTCTCTCCCTTTTCAAGCGAAATTGCTGCGTGTGCTACAGGAAAAAGAAGTAAGAAGAATTGGAGGAGACCGTATTATTCCGATTGATGTTCGCGTAATATGTGCAACGAACAAGCCGTTATTTGATTTAACGAAGGAAGGGTCGTTTCGAGAAGATTTATATTACCGACTTAGCGTGTTGGAGCTGAGTTTAATCCCGCTTCGTGATCGAAAAGAAGATATCATTCCTTTAGCCATTTCATTTTTAAAAGCAGAAATGCAGCAAGAAAATCAAGTGTTGGTTTGGGGAAATACAGACGTATTCCTTCCTTTACTTGATCATCAGTGGCTCGGGAACGCAAGAGAACTTCAAAATGCGATTCATCGTTTAGTTATTTGTACGCCGGAAGGAACGATTACACAGGATCTTGTTTCGCAAATTATTCAATCGATAAAAAAGAAGCAAAAAACAGTACAAAAACTCGAAGTAGAGATTTCAACAGATTTCAGAAAAATGGAGACGGACATTTGGAGAAAGTTGTTAAATGAATATGATGGAAACAAAGAGCGCTTATGCGAGGTATACAATATCAGTAAAACCACTCTATGGAGGAAATTACAAATCGATAATAACGAACAAATAGTAGAGTAA